From the Paramormyrops kingsleyae isolate MSU_618 chromosome 7, PKINGS_0.4, whole genome shotgun sequence genome, one window contains:
- the LOC111847076 gene encoding probable global transcription activator SNF2L2 isoform X2: MSCRTGLLKTKWSLNVVLETKRRRRQRAVDTTVAATPGDSGASNTEEILVTGFREATSQTQHESEGGNLEEMEEVRLKKRKRRRHVVKEMRKEDGEIVKKRRGRPPAEKFPPNPPKLTKQMNAIVETVINYKDGSGRKLSEVFVRLPSRKELPEYYELIRKPVDFRKIKERVRNHKYRSVEDLEEDVMLLCHNAQTFNLEGSQVYEDSIVLQSVFRSARQKITSEVENKDESAADDDEEEPDSKAMKVNIKPDESDHDKDKKHQNRASAKLVVSDDESEDQDDNIG, translated from the exons ATGAGCTGCCGTACTGgattattgaaaacaaaatGGAGTCTGAATGTTGTTTTGGagacaaagaggaggaggagacaaagGGCTGTAGATACAACTGTGGCTGCCACCCCTGGTGATTCTGGAGCTTCCAACACAGAAGAAATTCTGGTTACAG GATTTAGAGAGGCTACATCACAGACACAACAT GAGTCTGAAGGTGGGAACTTAGAGGAAATGGAGGAGGTCCGTCTAAAGAAGCGAAAGCGCAGGAGGCACGTTGTCAAGGAAATGAGGAAAGAAGATGGGGAAATAGTGAAAAAAAGACGTGGCCGACCCCCGGCTGAAAAGTTCCCCCCTAACCCTCCAAAACTTACCAAGCAGATGAATGCCATTGTGGAGACTGTCATTAACTACAAAGATGG GTCTGGCCGAAAGCTCAGTGAAGTTTTTGTCCGGTTGCCCTCCAGAAAAGAACTGCCGGAATACTATGAGCTGATAAGAAAGCCTGTGGACTTCAGAAAGATAAAG GAACGTGTCCGTAACCACAAGTACAGAAGCGTGGAAGATCTGGAGGAAGATGTCATGCTTCTGTGTCATAATGCTCAGACTTTTAACCTGGAGGGATCCCAG gTCTATGAGGACTCAATTGTCCTCCAGTCAGTGTTTCGGAGTGCCAGGCAGAAGATAACGAGTGAAGTGGAGAACAAAGATGAGAGCGCAGCTGATGACGATGAAGAGGAGCCTGATT CAAAAGCTATGAAGGTGAATATAAAACCTGATGAAAGTGACCACGACAAGgacaaaaaacatcaaaaccGGGCCAGTGCCAAACTGGTCGTTAGTGACGACGAGAGTGAAGATCAAGATGATAACATAG GATAA
- the LOC111847076 gene encoding probable global transcription activator SNF2L2 isoform X1, with translation MSCRTGLLKTKWSLNVVLETKRRRRQRAVDTTVAATPGDSGASNTEEILVTGFREATSQTQHESEGGNLEEMEEVRLKKRKRRRHVVKEMRKEDGEIVKKRRGRPPAEKFPPNPPKLTKQMNAIVETVINYKDGSGRKLSEVFVRLPSRKELPEYYELIRKPVDFRKIKERVRNHKYRSVEDLEEDVMLLCHNAQTFNLEGSQVYEDSIVLQSVFRSARQKITSEVENKDESAADDDEEEPDSKAMKVNIKPDESDHDKDKKHQNRASAKLVVSDDESEDQDDNIGLV, from the exons ATGAGCTGCCGTACTGgattattgaaaacaaaatGGAGTCTGAATGTTGTTTTGGagacaaagaggaggaggagacaaagGGCTGTAGATACAACTGTGGCTGCCACCCCTGGTGATTCTGGAGCTTCCAACACAGAAGAAATTCTGGTTACAG GATTTAGAGAGGCTACATCACAGACACAACAT GAGTCTGAAGGTGGGAACTTAGAGGAAATGGAGGAGGTCCGTCTAAAGAAGCGAAAGCGCAGGAGGCACGTTGTCAAGGAAATGAGGAAAGAAGATGGGGAAATAGTGAAAAAAAGACGTGGCCGACCCCCGGCTGAAAAGTTCCCCCCTAACCCTCCAAAACTTACCAAGCAGATGAATGCCATTGTGGAGACTGTCATTAACTACAAAGATGG GTCTGGCCGAAAGCTCAGTGAAGTTTTTGTCCGGTTGCCCTCCAGAAAAGAACTGCCGGAATACTATGAGCTGATAAGAAAGCCTGTGGACTTCAGAAAGATAAAG GAACGTGTCCGTAACCACAAGTACAGAAGCGTGGAAGATCTGGAGGAAGATGTCATGCTTCTGTGTCATAATGCTCAGACTTTTAACCTGGAGGGATCCCAG gTCTATGAGGACTCAATTGTCCTCCAGTCAGTGTTTCGGAGTGCCAGGCAGAAGATAACGAGTGAAGTGGAGAACAAAGATGAGAGCGCAGCTGATGACGATGAAGAGGAGCCTGATT CAAAAGCTATGAAGGTGAATATAAAACCTGATGAAAGTGACCACGACAAGgacaaaaaacatcaaaaccGGGCCAGTGCCAAACTGGTCGTTAGTGACGACGAGAGTGAAGATCAAGATGATAACATAG GATTAGTATGA